One window from the genome of Candidatus Didemnitutus sp. encodes:
- a CDS encoding PTS sugar transporter subunit IIA, which produces MYLNLVQIAESFGVAEKVVEDWVRAEGLPHTEDRGRLLFDRAQVAAWAASRGLAAQAGFLAPMHPTVAGGWKLETLLRAGGIWRDVAAAGVPDVIDRVVAALPGATPPVRQMLAQRLRAKGGLTIAPTGHGYAVPHPTTRIALGRDSGIVALLLLRDPLVFDEPKADDVPVTRLVFFIAPSARAHLDLLARLSRLISRGPLRGLIERGASNEEILAATADAVPAGTEGGA; this is translated from the coding sequence ATGTATCTAAACCTCGTCCAGATTGCCGAATCGTTCGGGGTGGCGGAAAAGGTGGTGGAGGACTGGGTCCGCGCCGAGGGGTTGCCCCACACCGAGGACCGGGGGCGTCTGCTTTTCGATCGCGCGCAGGTCGCCGCGTGGGCCGCGTCGCGCGGGCTGGCGGCGCAGGCGGGTTTCCTCGCCCCGATGCATCCGACCGTCGCGGGCGGCTGGAAGCTCGAAACGTTGCTGCGCGCCGGCGGCATCTGGCGCGACGTGGCCGCCGCCGGAGTCCCGGACGTGATCGATCGCGTCGTGGCTGCACTGCCCGGGGCGACGCCGCCGGTGCGGCAGATGCTCGCGCAACGCCTGCGGGCGAAGGGCGGCCTGACGATCGCCCCGACCGGTCATGGCTATGCCGTGCCGCATCCGACCACGCGCATCGCGCTCGGGCGCGACTCGGGCATCGTGGCGCTCCTGCTGCTGCGCGATCCGCTGGTGTTCGACGAACCGAAGGCGGACGACGTGCCGGTGACGCGGCTGGTGTTTTTCATCGCGCCGTCGGCGCGGGCGCATCTCGACCTGCTGGCGCGGTTGAGCCGGCTGATCTCGCGCGGCCCGCTGCGCGGGCTGATCGAACGCGGCGCGAGCAACGAGGAGATCCTCGCCGCCACGGCCGACGCGGTGCCCGCGGGCACAGAGGGGGGCGCATGA
- a CDS encoding NADH-quinone oxidoreductase subunit H, with translation MSSGAVLGAAVVGLMAGLMVGNWLPRTWLALTLGGCALALAAAVGVLGGFAPAWTWRSEFLVAGDVLCLRFDAVSALFLALVAVVGGAGAAYAHGYWPQCAHPLSARRGRVWWSLLLVSLVAVLVSAHGLQFLIGWELFTLAAFFLVTLDRRRAEVRAAGWLYLGASHAAVLALFAFFALLAARTGSWELGPRLAAGRPPAELAPLFWLALFGFGLKAGLFPLHIWLPSAHANAPSHVSAVLSGVTIKLGIYGLVRFSGWLPVPASAGWVVAVLGVASAVLGVAFALGQHDLKRLLAYHSVENIGIILIGLGFALVAAQQGNTAWGRLALAGGLLHVWNHGLFKSLLFFGAGSVLHATGTREMSRLGGLWRAMPWTAGLFALGAAAISGLPPLNGFVSEWLVYLGLFDAVGTRDNTALASIPAVVLLAMTGALALACFIKVCGVVFLGAPRSAAAERAHECGPWMRGPMLLLAAACVAIGVAPVLFWPAVARAAGEWNPAWNDLAPPPSLALVGACHAGLVVAALAVVWMLRRQVGRNGARRAVTWDCGYAAPTARMQYTAGSFAGIVVEWFEWILRPVRHGARPEVVLPRAAECSEHTPETVLEHVVEPAGGVVMRVSASARRLQHGRLQAYLLYLLIGVAALAALVVSGGGQ, from the coding sequence ATGAGCTCAGGTGCGGTGCTCGGCGCGGCGGTCGTCGGCCTCATGGCCGGACTGATGGTCGGGAATTGGCTGCCGCGCACCTGGCTCGCGCTGACGCTCGGCGGTTGCGCGCTCGCGCTGGCGGCGGCGGTCGGCGTCCTCGGCGGTTTCGCACCGGCGTGGACGTGGCGCAGCGAGTTCCTCGTCGCGGGCGACGTGCTGTGCCTGCGCTTCGACGCGGTGAGCGCGTTGTTTCTTGCGCTGGTGGCGGTGGTCGGCGGTGCCGGTGCGGCCTACGCGCACGGCTACTGGCCGCAGTGCGCGCATCCGCTCTCGGCGCGACGCGGACGAGTATGGTGGAGCCTGCTGCTCGTGAGTCTCGTTGCCGTGCTCGTGTCGGCCCACGGGCTGCAGTTTCTCATCGGTTGGGAACTGTTCACGCTCGCGGCGTTTTTCCTCGTGACGCTCGATCGGCGGCGGGCGGAGGTGCGCGCGGCGGGCTGGCTTTATCTCGGTGCGTCGCACGCGGCGGTGCTGGCGCTGTTCGCGTTCTTCGCGCTCCTCGCGGCGCGCACGGGGAGCTGGGAACTCGGGCCGCGGCTTGCCGCGGGCCGGCCGCCCGCGGAACTCGCGCCGCTGTTCTGGCTCGCGTTGTTCGGCTTCGGACTGAAGGCCGGCCTGTTTCCGCTGCACATCTGGCTGCCCTCGGCGCACGCGAATGCGCCGAGCCACGTTTCGGCGGTGCTCTCGGGCGTGACCATCAAGCTCGGCATCTACGGACTCGTGCGCTTCAGCGGCTGGCTGCCGGTGCCGGCGAGCGCGGGCTGGGTCGTGGCGGTGCTCGGCGTGGCGAGCGCGGTGCTCGGCGTGGCCTTCGCGCTCGGGCAACACGACCTGAAACGCCTGCTCGCCTATCACAGCGTCGAGAACATCGGCATCATCCTCATCGGGCTGGGCTTTGCGCTCGTGGCGGCGCAGCAGGGCAACACCGCGTGGGGCCGGCTGGCGCTGGCGGGCGGGTTGCTGCACGTGTGGAACCACGGACTGTTCAAATCGCTGCTGTTTTTCGGCGCCGGCTCGGTGTTGCATGCGACGGGGACGCGGGAGATGAGCCGGCTCGGCGGACTGTGGAGGGCGATGCCATGGACGGCGGGGCTGTTTGCCCTCGGCGCGGCGGCGATTTCGGGCCTGCCGCCCCTGAACGGCTTCGTGAGCGAGTGGCTCGTTTATCTCGGGCTGTTTGACGCCGTCGGCACGCGCGACAACACCGCGCTCGCCTCGATCCCGGCGGTCGTGCTGCTGGCGATGACCGGCGCGCTGGCGCTCGCGTGCTTCATCAAGGTGTGCGGAGTCGTATTTCTCGGTGCGCCGCGTTCCGCGGCGGCGGAGCGCGCGCACGAATGTGGGCCGTGGATGCGCGGCCCGATGCTGTTGCTCGCGGCGGCCTGTGTCGCGATCGGCGTGGCGCCGGTGTTGTTCTGGCCGGCGGTGGCCCGCGCGGCGGGGGAGTGGAACCCCGCCTGGAACGATCTCGCGCCGCCGCCGTCGCTCGCGCTCGTCGGCGCCTGTCACGCCGGGCTCGTGGTCGCGGCGCTCGCCGTGGTGTGGATGCTGCGGCGGCAGGTGGGGCGGAACGGCGCGCGGCGGGCGGTGACGTGGGATTGCGGCTACGCGGCGCCGACGGCGCGCATGCAATACACCGCGGGCTCTTTCGCGGGGATCGTCGTCGAGTGGTTCGAGTGGATTCTCCGGCCGGTGCGGCACGGAGCGCGCCCCGAGGTCGTGCTGCCGCGCGCGGCGGAGTGCTCCGAGCACACGCCCGAAACGGTGCTCGAACACGTGGTCGAGCCGGCGGGCGGCGTGGTGATGCGCGTGTCGGCGTCGGCGCGTCGGCTCCAGCACGGCCGGTTGCAGGCGTATCTACTCTATCTCCTGATCGGCGTCGCGGCGCTCGCGGCGCTGGTCGTGAGTGGAGGTGGGCAATGA
- a CDS encoding NADH-quinone oxidoreductase subunit H has protein sequence MTAGMLLPVALLGLATGVLTGPRWPRLWVGLMLAGSAAAALAAATVLAGGADWEWRSAFPLAGEPVHLRLDGLSAFFLVLLAVIGGAGAAYAHGYWSGEEQRTIGARGRLWWSGLVLSLALVLVLSNGLHFLIAWELFAVCAFFLILLDKQRPEVRAAGWLYLASSHAATLALFAFFALLASRTGSWELGPMRTGGARDAELAPLLWLALFGFGLKAGLFPLHVWLPSAHASAPSHVSAMLSGVALKIGVYGLMRFSGWLPVPTGLGWTLAGLGAVSALLGVAFSLAQNDSKRLLAYCSVENVGIIAVGLGFALVAAGQGDAPWGRLVLAGALLHVWNHGLFKSLLFFGAGSVLHATGTREMSRLGGLWRPMPWTAGLFALGAAAISGLPPLNGFVSEWLVYLGLFESATGRGAAAGAAVPAIIFLAVSGALALATFVKAGAMIFSGAPRSPAAEHAHESGPWMLGSMVVLAAGCVIVALAPGALFPAVARAAGAWNPAWGAPAAPVPLFTLGAVNAALAALFVVAAAWLWRRALGNGLRRGLTWDCGYAAPTARMQYTSGSFAGIAAGWFFWVLRMERKSLKPRGTFPGAARRVERVPETVLEHVIGPASEAILRVSTAVRRLQHGHLQSYILYLLGGVVALGLLVLVGGAR, from the coding sequence ATGACGGCGGGAATGCTGCTGCCCGTCGCCCTGCTGGGCCTCGCGACGGGCGTTCTCACCGGCCCGCGCTGGCCGCGTCTGTGGGTGGGCCTGATGCTCGCGGGCTCGGCGGCGGCGGCGCTGGCGGCGGCGACGGTGCTTGCGGGCGGGGCCGACTGGGAGTGGCGCAGTGCCTTCCCGCTGGCGGGTGAGCCGGTGCATCTGCGCCTCGACGGGCTGAGCGCGTTCTTCCTGGTGCTGCTGGCGGTGATCGGCGGCGCGGGCGCGGCCTACGCGCACGGCTACTGGAGCGGCGAGGAACAGCGCACGATCGGCGCGCGCGGCCGGCTGTGGTGGAGCGGGCTCGTGCTCAGCCTGGCGCTCGTGCTCGTGCTGTCGAACGGGCTGCATTTTCTGATCGCCTGGGAGCTGTTCGCGGTGTGCGCGTTTTTCCTCATCCTGCTCGACAAGCAGCGGCCCGAGGTGCGCGCGGCTGGCTGGCTTTACCTCGCGTCGTCGCATGCCGCGACGCTGGCGCTGTTCGCCTTTTTCGCGCTGCTCGCCTCGCGCACCGGGAGCTGGGAACTCGGGCCGATGCGGACGGGAGGCGCGCGGGACGCGGAGCTCGCGCCGCTGCTCTGGTTGGCGCTGTTCGGCTTCGGGCTGAAAGCGGGTTTGTTTCCGCTGCATGTCTGGCTGCCGTCGGCGCATGCGAGCGCGCCGAGCCATGTGTCGGCGATGCTCTCGGGCGTGGCGTTGAAGATCGGCGTCTACGGTCTCATGCGCTTCAGCGGCTGGCTGCCGGTGCCGACGGGCCTGGGTTGGACGCTCGCCGGGCTGGGGGCGGTGAGCGCACTGCTCGGGGTGGCGTTCTCCCTCGCGCAAAACGACTCCAAGCGCCTGCTCGCCTACTGCTCGGTTGAGAACGTCGGCATCATCGCGGTCGGCCTCGGCTTCGCGCTCGTCGCGGCCGGGCAGGGCGATGCGCCGTGGGGCCGGCTCGTGCTCGCGGGCGCGCTGCTGCACGTGTGGAACCACGGGTTGTTCAAGTCGCTGCTGTTTTTCGGCGCGGGCTCGGTGCTGCACGCGACGGGGACGCGGGAGATGAGCCGGCTCGGCGGGCTGTGGCGGCCGATGCCGTGGACGGCGGGACTGTTCGCCCTCGGTGCGGCCGCGATCTCGGGCCTGCCGCCGCTGAACGGCTTCGTGAGCGAATGGCTCGTTTATCTGGGTTTGTTCGAGTCGGCGACGGGGCGCGGCGCCGCGGCGGGCGCGGCCGTGCCCGCGATCATCTTTCTCGCGGTATCGGGCGCGCTGGCGCTGGCGACGTTCGTCAAGGCCGGCGCGATGATCTTCTCGGGCGCGCCGCGCTCTCCGGCGGCGGAGCACGCGCACGAGAGCGGGCCGTGGATGCTCGGATCGATGGTCGTGCTCGCGGCGGGTTGCGTGATCGTGGCGCTCGCGCCGGGCGCGTTGTTCCCGGCGGTGGCGCGGGCGGCGGGCGCGTGGAATCCCGCGTGGGGTGCGCCGGCGGCACCGGTGCCCCTTTTCACGCTCGGCGCGGTCAACGCGGCGCTCGCTGCGCTGTTCGTCGTCGCGGCGGCGTGGCTGTGGCGCCGAGCGCTCGGCAACGGGTTGCGGCGCGGCCTGACGTGGGATTGCGGCTACGCCGCGCCGACGGCGCGCATGCAATACACGAGCGGCTCGTTCGCGGGGATCGCGGCGGGCTGGTTCTTCTGGGTCTTGCGAATGGAGCGAAAAAGTTTGAAGCCACGCGGGACGTTTCCCGGCGCGGCGCGGCGCGTCGAGCGCGTGCCGGAAACCGTGCTCGAGCACGTGATCGGACCGGCAAGCGAGGCGATCCTGCGCGTATCGACGGCGGTGCGGCGGTTACAGCACGGACATCTGCAATCCTACATTCTCTATCTGCTCGGCGGCGTGGTCGCGCTGGGCCTGCTGGTGCTGGTCGGAGGTGCGCGATGA